The Candidatus Mancarchaeum acidiphilum sequence TCTTTATGAAGAAAGATACAACCTTTGAATTTTTCAGGATTAGAAGAAGTTCAGAGGAATATATAAAATGGTTGGCCGACTTCAATAGTGACAGATTTATGGGATGGTTTTTCGGAGGTTTTAAGAGATAAATCTTACTTTGCTGAAAAAGCTTGCCCTGTGCTTTTATACAATGGTAAAATTTTTCAGGCTTTTAATATAAAAGTTTGTGTATCCTTTATGGTGAATTGATTTTAAATAAAGATGATAAAATGGCAGCCGACCAAGAAATAAATGCAGGGGATATCAAAAAGGATTTTCCAATATTCAAGATAAAGATGAGTGGCAAGCCAATCGTTTACCTAGACAGCGCTGCAACATCGCAGAAGCCAAAGCAGGTAATCGATTCCATAGTAAAGTTCTACTCCGAATATAATGCGAACATACACAGAGGAATATACGATATAGCTGAGCGTGCAACCGATGAATACACCAATTCTAAAGGCAAGCTTGCAAAGCTTATTGGTGCAAAGAGCATAAGAAACATCGTATACGTCAGGAACACAACGGAGGCAATAAACCTTGTCGCTCTTTCCTGGGGAAATGCCAACATCGAAAAGGGCGACCATATACTTATATCGGATATGGAGCATCACAGCAACCTTGTCCCTTGGCAGCTGCTCGCAAAGAGAAAAGGCGCAGTCTTGGATTACATAAAGCTTGATAAAAGTAGTGAGAAATTAGACATGGATAGCTTTAAGGAGAATTTGGAGAATGACCCAAAAATGGTAGCAGTAACTCAGGCTTCCAATGTGCTCGGCACCATAAATGATGTGAAATATATAACAAAAGAGGCGAAGAAGCATGGATCCGTAGTGCTGGTCGATGGAGCGCAATCCGCACCCCACATGCCGGTTGACGTACAGTCGATAGGATGCGACTTCTTTGCACTCTCCGCCCATAAGATGCTTGGACCTACGGGGATAGGAGCACTCTATGGCACCGAGGAAATACTCAATTCGATGGAGCCTTTATTTGGTGGCGGAGACATGATAAGCGCGGTCACAAGGCAAACCCATAGCTGGAATTCTCTCCCTTGGAAATTTGAGGCAGGAACATCCAACATAGAAGGAGGGATAGCGTTTGGCGCTGCCATAGATTACCTCAATAGCATTGGGATGGAAAAGATACGCAGGCATGAAGAGAAGCTTACAAAGCATGCACTCGAATCCTTGGAAAACGTGAAGAACATAGAAGTATACGGACCAAAGAAAGACGAGATAAATATAAAATCAGGGGTAGTATCATTTGGCATAAAGGGCGTACATCCCCATGACGTGGCCCAGATATTCAACAATGAAGGTATT is a genomic window containing:
- a CDS encoding aminotransferase class V-fold PLP-dependent enzyme — protein: MNAGDIKKDFPIFKIKMSGKPIVYLDSAATSQKPKQVIDSIVKFYSEYNANIHRGIYDIAERATDEYTNSKGKLAKLIGAKSIRNIVYVRNTTEAINLVALSWGNANIEKGDHILISDMEHHSNLVPWQLLAKRKGAVLDYIKLDKSSEKLDMDSFKENLENDPKMVAVTQASNVLGTINDVKYITKEAKKHGSVVLVDGAQSAPHMPVDVQSIGCDFFALSAHKMLGPTGIGALYGTEEILNSMEPLFGGGDMISAVTRQTHSWNSLPWKFEAGTSNIEGGIAFGAAIDYLNSIGMEKIRRHEEKLTKHALESLENVKNIEVYGPKKDEINIKSGVVSFGIKGVHPHDVAQIFNNEGIAIRAGHHCAMPLVTEVLRQGAVSRMSFYLYNDEDDIDKAVAAIDEVKRIFKLE